taaagggacagtccacacaaaaatgaaaattctgtaattaattactcaccctcatgttgttccaaacccgtaagatctgACCCTGCAtacacagcaacacaactgacacgttcaaggtgcagaaaggtagtaaggacaccattaaaaaaatccacgttttatttttaagaagctatgaaaatactttttgtgcccaaatataaaaaaatgacttgtttcaattttttttttttttttttttttttacacaaagtattcttgtagcttcgttaaaatgtcacgtggactattttacaatgtttttactCCCTTTCTGGGTCTTAAAAGTGGTAAGCAtgctgtctatacagggtcagaaaactctcggatttcatcaaaaatatcttaatttgtgttttgaagatgaacagaggtcttacgggtttggaacgacatgagggtgagtaattaatgacataattttcatttttgggtgaacttttcctttaagttgCCTTATAGATCAAGTCCACCACATGAAACTTGTTGTGCAAACTTAAATCTaagtttgaaagtgaaaaaaaaaaacatcttgctcTCTTGTACAAGCTAACCTGACCCTGTTTTATGAAACCTAAACCTGGTTTTGTAAAGATCTGGTTATCTCAGTATTATATTTGCACTATTTTCCCTCTTAATCAGATTGTGGATGGAGTTGTGCAGAGTATTAAACTGATCACAGAAGAGGCCAGCAGGCGCATTGCTGAGTATGCATTTGAGTATGCCAGGAATAACCAAAGAACCAGTGTCACGGCCGTTCACAAAGCCAACATCATGTGAGAGTCACAAATCACATAACTTTGTAGCTATGAAGAATTTCTGCATACGTTTTTACTGGTAACAAATGCCTTGTTGGatctaattacaaaataattgtaatatataaagatgctaaattcagtgatgtcttcTAGGCGAATGTCCGATGGCCTATTCCTGAGGAAGTGCAGAGAGGTTGCTGAGAATTACAAGGACGTGAAATTCACTGAGATGTATCTGGATACAGTCTGTCTCAATGTATGTTTACAAGAGAACGTCATTTGTTATTCATCTGTgaaacataagattttttttttttttttttacttgtactgTGAAATATGGAAAATACAGAAATCTTGTGCATTGCATTCACACACAGTGAATACAGTTTGGGCTTGGCTTCCCTGTAGTTTAATCagcatttgaaaaaaatgtggTCCCccttttcatgtaaattaaattcCATGATGATCAAGTTTGTAATAATTCTCaaaccattttataatttatgtgcGTTATTAGAAGACCTGCTCAATGTAGTGACCCAGAAATCATTTTACTTTCACAGTCTTTACATTACTTTGTATTGTGATAATCCACTAGATGGTGCAAGATCCTTCTCAGTTTGATGTACTTGTAATGCCTAATCTTTATGGCGACATCTTGAGGTGAGTCTGTATAAAGCATCATTTGATAATATATGCGATATGATTATCTACAAAGTGCAAGTCTCACCAGGCTTTGATTTGGGTTTCAGTGATCTGTGTGCCGGATTGATTGGGGGTCTTGGAGTTACTCCCAGTGGAAACATCGGAGCACATGGTGTCGCCATATTTGAATCAGTATGTATTGGACTCAGATGCAATAGCTTCACAATGGAGTGATTGATCAAATAACATCATTccataaatgtgaccctgaagcacgggtatatttgtagcaatagccaacaatacattgtatgggtcaaaattatcaatttttcttttatgccaaaagtcataaggatattaagtaagatcatgttacatgtagatattttctaaatttcttaccgtaaatatattaaaacttaatttttgactagtaatatgcattgctaaggacatGATTTGAACAGctttaaatgcgattttctcaatatttagatttatttttttttgcaccctatgattccagatttccaaatagttgtTTCTCAGCCAAATTTTGTTCTATCCttacaaaccacacatcaatggaaagcttatttattcatgtctttgatattttgttggtccagggtcacatatcataatccattttgtttaatgtgttaGGTACATGGAACTGCCCCCGACATCGCAGGCAAAGACCTGGCGAACCCCACCGCCCTTTTGCTGAGTGCTGTTATGATGCTGCGCCACATGGGACTTCATGGGCATGCTAAAAAGATTGAGACCGCCTGCTTTGACACCATACGGGAAAAAAAGGTAGGATCAGTcattgaatatgaatatgaatttagCTTCTACCATCAAGACAGAGcttgttttttatgtctgtaaCCCATCTAATATTTCAGGTTCTGACCAAAGACCTCGGTGGAAACTCTAAATGCTCAGAGTTCACAGCTGACATCTGCCGAAGAGTGCAGGACATGGATTGAGGCTTTTCTAGTGTATGTTTGGATCTGATGCTTAACGAACTGAGagtcaaaaaaaagaaatgaatctTCGTATCATTCTGATATCTGCGCACAATTCTACTAAGTGTTTGCATTTTCGTTTCTCCAGAACCGCAAAGCACTGTCTTAAATTCTTGTCCTTCAGTGACCGTATTTGTGAGCTGTTTTAATCTGTCAAAAAGGAACTACACAATAGAagataaactgtatttattgactGAACACTTTCTCTGGTTTGATGTGTTTTGACAATTTGCCATTCTGTCATGTGACAGGAATAATCTTGTCCAAATAGTAGGGGAGTAAATACATAAAAggtattttgaattatttagttttttttttttttttcatcaaagtgtGGTAAATCCGTTAAAACCGTgaatatgtttcatattttttttgcttaagcTTTTACATCAGCTATGAACTTTGAATTATGGTTAACAATTAATATAATTCAAACAGTTCTTGACCTTTGCTGTGTCAATTGTGAAATGACTGTACTATCAAGACATGActgtggatgaaaaaaaaaatctatctatctatctatctatctatctatctatatatatatatatatatatatatatatatatatataaataatatacacgtCAATTTTTATGGACAAAACAACCCATGTCTTTATTTTTACAGAGCACTATTATACGATCATTATAATACTGCATAAACTAACATTACCATATACAGTAAATCCATAGACAACgcacaagttttatttttaagatctgGTCAAAACATACAAGAATATTACACACATCCAATTTACATGGAAGACAATTAACAGTATGTTTAATAatagatattaaaaacaattagggcacttaatgtttttagattaaaaaaataaatcattaaaaatcaaatttctACAATATGATTGGCCAAAAAAGCAACAGTATCTTTAACAGAGATACAACCAGTCGGGAGGTTGTCTATTCTCTGTAAAAATTCTCTATTTCACCGTGATACATGTGCAACACCACTGGGCGACGTAGTTTCATTGTAGGACCTGAAAAGTAACATAATTCTATTATCTTTTGGAAATATCTATTTTTCCAGTTTCAGTAGAAGTAAAGCTCcatcagaaaataaattatttttggataaaaGTAATGTGTGCACAGCACTCACCTAGTTCTCCTCCAACAATTGAGAAATCTTTCCCTAATAGGGTCCATTTTTGAATGCGCTGGGCATTTGAGGTTGCTTTTGAGTTGGCCCGTGCGATGCCCTCTTCAATGGACTGGTACACTATCTTGTCTTTTCCTCCAATGATGTCTGACACATTTGTCGATTGGCTACCATGCCGCTGACAGAATTCCACAGCTTCCAAGCTAAGAATGTCAGTGGGTTCTGTAGTCTCTGGATTGATTGTGCACTATCCAAGGAAAGGAATAACAGATTAACCTAAATGATTTTGGAGGTGTTGAAGCCAGAGGCTTTCTCAAGGCATAGTTTACCTTTAGCGTTAGCAGCATGGACAGAAATTTCCTCTTGTCTCCAATCAGCATGGCATTGCTGATGATTGGCAACTCCTGTTTTACAGCATCCTCTATGGGGAGTGGGGGAACGTTCTCTCCTCCAGCCGTGATGATAAGCTCTGAATGGAAAGAGATTGAATGGAAATGCCATTTTAAGCTAACCTGAATCCAATTATAGAATCAAAGCTAGTAAAAAATATGTAGGATTTAAAATAGCATCCTTTACCTTTTATTCTTCCAGTGATGTAAAGAAAGCCATCTTCATCTACCTTTCCCAAGTCTCCAGACCGGAGCCATCCATCTTCATCCAAAGCCTCCTTTGTTTTATCCTCCAGGTTGAGGAATCCCATGAAGACATTGCGGCCCCAGAAACACACCTCTCCAATGCCATCAGCATCTATGTTTACTAGTTTGTATTGGCAGCCTGGAACCACTTTACCACAGCTAGAAGAGTTTTGGGAATTGTTACACAGTGAACCTGTTGATCATTGGCCTTCAGATTGAAGGTACTCAACCTGTAAGTTGAAGTAAGAAGGCTTGCCTTGAAAATCGGTATGCTTTCGGACCAGACATAAAGTGGGGTCCTGAGCTTTCACTCATCCCGTAGGCTTCATACAACCGAATGTTGAGGCCAAGGAAGAACTGAAGAGTTTCACTTCCAATAGGTGCTGCTCCTGAGAAGAACTTCACACAGTTGGAGAAGCCCAGCTCAGCACGAAGCTTATGCAAGACCAAACTGTCTGCAAGAGTGAAGAGGAATGACTTCTCCTCATCcctaatttaaagaaaattatcataaaacataacaaaacttcAAACAACTTCAATGTAATGTGGACAGTGATATACTGTAAAACAAATGACGTACTTAGTAAGCCTTTGATTAGCCTCCAGACTAACAGACATGGCCCATGTCACCAGTTTCCTTTTCATGTATCCACACCGTGAAATGCCTTCTTTGATCTTTTCCATAATTTTCTCCCAAACACGAGGAACGCCCATGTGGGCTGTAGGGGTTACCTCTCGAAGAGTGTCTACTAAACTCCCCTAAAAAGGAACACATTTAATGTAAACACCAGAGCAATGTATCCTTTACAACATTTGACATTGTAGTAGTCTGGTCTCAAATCTGAGTCCAAGATCATTCACCCATGAGCCTTTACATTATGACCACCTAGCCTATTTAATAACCTGTGGGACCTCCATTAGCCCACATGGCAGTGGTGAGGTGGAGATGGGTCTCCTGGGGTATTTGGTACCATCATGTCAACAGCAGGTCCTTCACTTTCCATAAATTAAGGGGTGTTGATGTAGTGTGAACCCGCTTTTCCAAGTCGAACCAAAAATGTTGGACTGGGTGCATGCATTAACAGTCATGTTCCCTGAACCACTCCTTGACAATTCTGGCAGTGTGGCATTGCACATTATCCTGTTGGTAACAACCATTACTGGCAGGGAACACCATTACCATGAATGGGTGCACTTGGTCCGCAACGAAGTTCCGATACCTCATAACTGTCAGGAATTGTGCTATTGGGATAATGGGGCCTAACGTGCCCCAAGAAAACATTGCCCACAGCATAACTGGAACTGTGTCCACCCAACAGTGCATCCAGGTGGCATAGCCTCTGTTAATTGGCGTATCTGCACTCGGCCGTTGACGTGATGCACTGGGAATCTTGGTTGGGGGGGTtgattataatgtatataatcaACCAACTTCAGGTCTCTGACTTAATTTGGAGTTGATCTACTCAGGTCCTTTCCTGGTCTCGACTACAACACTGATATTTGATGATGACACCAGTTACAGCATTTAAAGCAGGGGTTTCAACTTCCAGTAGTGTGTGTAAGATTGGTAGGAAGTGTGTAAGAAGGGCAGGCAtattggaactaaactctgcagcaaGATGGCCCTCAAGAAGCAGGGCTGTTTGGCCTTATTAAGCTTAACAAAAGTTCTGTTCTTAAACATTTACCTTTAGAGCATCTGGCTGAGCAAAGGAAACTTGCTCCCCCCACTGGATCCCTGTCCAGAGATCATAGATCTGGGCGGCAATATGGCTGAGAGGAAGGTAGCTGACCAGAGACTCATGCCTGATTTCAGCTGGCTGCATATCTCCAGCCCTGCTTGCATGGTGGGCTGTCCATGTGATCTATAAGAGTTCACAATTTAAAACTGTCATTAATCTGCAGCAAAACATTGCTGCTATATTGTGACTGTCATAGCAGCTTACGTTATCATGGCTTAGCATCACTCCTTTCGGGGATCCGGTTGTCCCAGATGTGTAAATAAGTACACAGCACTGATTGGCTTTCTGACTAATGATGACTTCATCTAGTTCTCGATCAGAAACGTCCAGTCCTAGTCCCATGAACTCTTCCCACTGTTCAAAGATAAACAGTAATGGTAACTCTTTGGGTAACTTTGGCCTACATGCTAACTCAGAGAGATCTCTATATCAGACACTCACAGAATAGAAATTGGGCAACTTCTCCTTCAAAGATCCAGAATACTGGACTATGGCTTTCAAGTGTGGAAGCTTATCCTTTACCTAACAAGACAAATAGGAATATTAAACGGCTTGCTCAATGAGTTTGAGGAGGTCCAGTTTGAGAAAATGAAGTAGACCAAATGTTACCTGTAAAATCTTATCCAGCTGTTTTTGATTTTCCACAACAATGACATTGGCTCTTGAGTCTTTAGCAACGTAGAGGCAGGAATCTGGCGAGTTTGTGGTATAGATACCAGCAATTATACCcctagcacaaaaaaaaaaaataatatatatatatatatatatatgtatatataggtgTGAGGGCAATGATCCTAGACCTAATACTCCCTTCCCACTTTAATAAgttcaattaatgttttatttgatgttaaaGGCCCCTGCAACATCTTGACCAATGTGTAAACAAGCTTTTTACACTTGAG
The DNA window shown above is from Cyprinus carpio isolate SPL01 chromosome B25, ASM1834038v1, whole genome shotgun sequence and carries:
- the LOC122142522 gene encoding isocitrate dehydrogenase [NAD] subunit alpha, mitochondrial-like isoform X6, whose product is MAGNAWRSTVSRVMGAIKSPQPRTFSRGIQTVTLIPGDGIGPEISTAVMKIFEAAKAPIQWEERNVTAIKGPGGRWMIPPEAKESMDKNKIGLKGPLKTPIAAGHPSMNLLLRKTFDLYANVRPCVSIEGYKTPYTDVDLVTIRENTEGEYSGIEHLIVDGVVQSIKLITEEASRRIAEYAFEYARNNQRTSVTAVHKANIMRMSDGLFLRKCREVAENYKDVKFTEMYLDTVCLNMVQDPSQFDVLVMPNLYGDILSDLCAGLIGGLGVTPSGNIGAHGVAIFESVHGTAPDIAGKDLANPTALLLSAVMMLRHMGLHGHAKKIETACFDTIREKKVLTKDLGGNSKCSEFTADICRRVQDMD
- the LOC122142522 gene encoding isocitrate dehydrogenase [NAD] subunit alpha, mitochondrial-like isoform X1 is translated as MFNLCSHPHHPHIFLLKLLERCGARISDASSSPEVSRVMGAIKSPQPRTFSRGVSSNQLIPCTTIQTVTLIPGDGIGPEISTAVMKIFEAAKAPIQWEERNVTAIKGPGGRWMIPPEAKESMDKNKIGLKGPLKTPIAAGHPSMNLLLRKTFDLYANVRPCVSIEGYKTPYTDVDLVTIRENTEGEYSGIEHLIVDGVVQSIKLITEEASRRIAEYAFEYARNNQRTSVTAVHKANIMRMSDGLFLRKCREVAENYKDVKFTEMYLDTVCLNMVQDPSQFDVLVMPNLYGDILSDLCAGLIGGLGVTPSGNIGAHGVAIFESVHGTAPDIAGKDLANPTALLLSAVMMLRHMGLHGHAKKIETACFDTIREKKVLTKDLGGNSKCSEFTADICRRVQDMD
- the LOC122142522 gene encoding isocitrate dehydrogenase [NAD] subunit alpha, mitochondrial-like isoform X5; this encodes MAGNAWRSTVSRVMGAIKSPQPRTFSRGVSSNQLIPCTTIQTVTLIPGDGIGPEISTAVMKIFEAAKAPIQWEERNVTAIKGPGGRWMIPPEAKESMDKNKIGLKGPLKTPIAAGHPSMNLLLRKTFDLYANVRPCVSIEGYKTPYTDVDLVTIRENTEGEYSGIEHLIVDGVVQSIKLITEEASRRIAEYAFEYARNNQRTSVTAVHKANIMRMSDGLFLRKCREVAENYKDVKFTEMYLDTVCLNMVQDPSQFDVLVMPNLYGDILSDLCAGLIGGLGVTPSGNIGAHGVAIFESVHGTAPDIAGKDLANPTALLLSAVMMLRHMGLHGHAKKIETACFDTIREKKVLTKDLGGNSKCSEFTADICRRVQDMD
- the LOC122142522 gene encoding isocitrate dehydrogenase [NAD] subunit alpha, mitochondrial-like isoform X2, which produces MAGNAWRSTLLKLLERCGARISDASSSPEVSRVMGAIKSPQPRTFSRGVSSNQLIPCTTIQTVTLIPGDGIGPEISTAVMKIFEAAKAPIQWEERNVTAIKGPGGRWMIPPEAKESMDKNKIGLKGPLKTPIAAGHPSMNLLLRKTFDLYANVRPCVSIEGYKTPYTDVDLVTIRENTEGEYSGIEHLIVDGVVQSIKLITEEASRRIAEYAFEYARNNQRTSVTAVHKANIMRMSDGLFLRKCREVAENYKDVKFTEMYLDTVCLNMVQDPSQFDVLVMPNLYGDILSDLCAGLIGGLGVTPSGNIGAHGVAIFESVHGTAPDIAGKDLANPTALLLSAVMMLRHMGLHGHAKKIETACFDTIREKKVLTKDLGGNSKCSEFTADICRRVQDMD
- the LOC122142522 gene encoding isocitrate dehydrogenase [NAD] subunit alpha, mitochondrial-like isoform X4 encodes the protein MAGNAWRSTLLKLLERCGARISDASSSPEVSRVMGAIKSPQPRTFSRGIQTVTLIPGDGIGPEISTAVMKIFEAAKAPIQWEERNVTAIKGPGGRWMIPPEAKESMDKNKIGLKGPLKTPIAAGHPSMNLLLRKTFDLYANVRPCVSIEGYKTPYTDVDLVTIRENTEGEYSGIEHLIVDGVVQSIKLITEEASRRIAEYAFEYARNNQRTSVTAVHKANIMRMSDGLFLRKCREVAENYKDVKFTEMYLDTVCLNMVQDPSQFDVLVMPNLYGDILSDLCAGLIGGLGVTPSGNIGAHGVAIFESVHGTAPDIAGKDLANPTALLLSAVMMLRHMGLHGHAKKIETACFDTIREKKVLTKDLGGNSKCSEFTADICRRVQDMD
- the LOC122142522 gene encoding isocitrate dehydrogenase [NAD] subunit alpha, mitochondrial-like isoform X3, coding for MFNLCSHPHHPHIFLLKLLERCGARISDASSSPEVSRVMGAIKSPQPRTFSRGIQTVTLIPGDGIGPEISTAVMKIFEAAKAPIQWEERNVTAIKGPGGRWMIPPEAKESMDKNKIGLKGPLKTPIAAGHPSMNLLLRKTFDLYANVRPCVSIEGYKTPYTDVDLVTIRENTEGEYSGIEHLIVDGVVQSIKLITEEASRRIAEYAFEYARNNQRTSVTAVHKANIMRMSDGLFLRKCREVAENYKDVKFTEMYLDTVCLNMVQDPSQFDVLVMPNLYGDILSDLCAGLIGGLGVTPSGNIGAHGVAIFESVHGTAPDIAGKDLANPTALLLSAVMMLRHMGLHGHAKKIETACFDTIREKKVLTKDLGGNSKCSEFTADICRRVQDMD
- the LOC109073531 gene encoding long-chain-fatty-acid--CoA ligase ACSBG1-like isoform X2, whose product is MGKSYLFRILSPQSNGHQRLSKAWSRAVPQCSHPGIQFSRVVYCCCWNCLCRVKDKLPHLKAIVQYSGSLKEKLPNFYSWEEFMGLGLDVSDRELDEVIISQKANQCCVLIYTSGTTGSPKGVMLSHDNITWTAHHASRAGDMQPAEIRHESLVSYLPLSHIAAQIYDLWTGIQWGEQVSFAQPDALKGSLVDTLREVTPTAHMGVPRVWEKIMEKIKEGISRCGYMKRKLVTWAMSVSLEANQRLTKDEEKSFLFTLADSLVLHKLRAELGFSNCVKFFSGAAPIGSETLQFFLGLNIRLYEAYGMSESSGPHFMSGPKAYRFSSCGKVVPGCQYKLVNIDADGIGEVCFWGRNVFMGFLNLEDKTKEALDEDGWLRSGDLGKVDEDGFLYITGRIKELIITAGGENVPPLPIEDAVKQELPIISNAMLIGDKRKFLSMLLTLKCTINPETTEPTDILSLEAVEFCQRHGSQSTNVSDIIGGKDKIVYQSIEEGIARANSKATSNAQRIQKWTLLGKDFSIVGGELGPTMKLRRPVVLHMYHGEIENFYRE
- the LOC109073531 gene encoding long-chain-fatty-acid--CoA ligase ACSBG1-like isoform X1, whose translation is MTDLLQQDVGLSEKKSIEEVLAGAELAPAQCLWTTGASGSVQLRMDELCPEQPITVHQVFTNTVQKYGKLTALASKRGNKWEKVTFSEYYHLSRMATKGFLKLGLERFHSVAILGFNSAEWFIAAVGTVFAGGIIAGIYTTNSPDSCLYVAKDSRANVIVVENQKQLDKILQVKDKLPHLKAIVQYSGSLKEKLPNFYSWEEFMGLGLDVSDRELDEVIISQKANQCCVLIYTSGTTGSPKGVMLSHDNITWTAHHASRAGDMQPAEIRHESLVSYLPLSHIAAQIYDLWTGIQWGEQVSFAQPDALKGSLVDTLREVTPTAHMGVPRVWEKIMEKIKEGISRCGYMKRKLVTWAMSVSLEANQRLTKDEEKSFLFTLADSLVLHKLRAELGFSNCVKFFSGAAPIGSETLQFFLGLNIRLYEAYGMSESSGPHFMSGPKAYRFSSCGKVVPGCQYKLVNIDADGIGEVCFWGRNVFMGFLNLEDKTKEALDEDGWLRSGDLGKVDEDGFLYITGRIKELIITAGGENVPPLPIEDAVKQELPIISNAMLIGDKRKFLSMLLTLKCTINPETTEPTDILSLEAVEFCQRHGSQSTNVSDIIGGKDKIVYQSIEEGIARANSKATSNAQRIQKWTLLGKDFSIVGGELGPTMKLRRPVVLHMYHGEIENFYRE